The region CCAGGAGCACCGTTTTCATCGTGATCCCGATTATTCCACTGCTTGACTTGCGCCTCATTTACGCCTATCCTTTCCGACATGGCCGACGGGTCGGCGGGACTGATCAGGCGCCGGCCGCGGTGGTTCCCTCGGCCTTTTCCCGAAGCGAGGTGTGGATGAATCTCACGAAGCGCCAGAAGGAGATCCTCGATTTCATCACGCGGTATCGCGGCACCCACGGCATCTCGCCGACGCAGCGGGAGATCCGCGAGTTCTTCGGCCTCTCGTCGTTCGGAACCGTCCAGAAGCATTTGAGGCTCCTGGAAGAGAAGAAGGCGCTGACTCGCGACTGGAACAAGAGCCGGAGCGTGGCTCCGGTCGAAGCGGCGGCTCCCGCTCCGCTCGTCGCCGTTCTCGGGCAGGTCGCCGCCGGGCATCCGATCGAGCCGTTCCCGGATCGCGACACGATCGAGGTCCCCCCTTCGCTCCTCGGCAAGGGCGACCACTTCGTCCTGAAGGTTCGCGGGGACTCCATGGTCGACGACGGCATCCGCGACGGAGACTTCATCGTGGTCGCGCGGCGCGACAAGGCCGAGAACGGCCAGACGGTCGTTGCCCTGGTCCGCGGGGAAGCGACGCTCAAGCGCTTCTACGCGGAGGGAAAGAAGGTCCGCCTGCAGCCCGCCAATCCGGCGATGAAGCCGATTTACGCCGACGCCCGGGACGTCCGGGTGCAGGGAATCGTCACCGGGCTCATTCGTAATTACGGCCGCTGAAGCGGATCGCCCGCTCCGGGTGGCCTTGATACAATCGGCCCGTCAACCG is a window of Thermoanaerobaculia bacterium DNA encoding:
- the lexA gene encoding transcriptional repressor LexA, which encodes MNLTKRQKEILDFITRYRGTHGISPTQREIREFFGLSSFGTVQKHLRLLEEKKALTRDWNKSRSVAPVEAAAPAPLVAVLGQVAAGHPIEPFPDRDTIEVPPSLLGKGDHFVLKVRGDSMVDDGIRDGDFIVVARRDKAENGQTVVALVRGEATLKRFYAEGKKVRLQPANPAMKPIYADARDVRVQGIVTGLIRNYGR